The sequence AGTGAAATTGCGCACGTCGGAAAACATCACGGTCATTTCACGCACATCGCCACCCAGCTTGAGCAGGCCGGCATCGGCCTCAATCTGGGTGAGCAGCGAGGGTTCGACATAGTGCGCGAATGCCCGCCGAATGCGCCGCTTGTCGGCGTCGGTCACGGCAAAGCGGAAGAAGGCCATGGCGGCGTAGACGACCAGCGCAGTGAAGAGCGCAAAGCTGGGATCGAGCAGGACGCCGAACTGGCTGAAGGCCAGCCAGCCGCCCGCGGTGGCCACGGCAGCGATCATCACGGAAAACAGTAACCCGACCATTGGTCCGGTCAGCATTAGGACCAGCACGACAGCCAGGCCGCAAGTGGCGATAATCAACAGTTCCAGCCCGGCAACCCAGTCGGCCCGTTGCAGGAAGGTGCCGGTCAGCATCTGCTCGATGGCCTGGAGGTGAATGGAGACGCCCGGTACGGCTTCGCCCAAGGCGCTCACCCGGATGTCGAGCAGTCCAGTGGCCGAGGCCCCCACCAGCACGATGTGTCCGTTCAGGAGCGGAGCCAGGTTGCCATAGTCGTCGCCGAGGAGGTCTGCGGCAGGCACGAAGGTCGATTCCGGAAGGTCACGATAGTAGAGCCAGATGTCGCCGCTCGGGCCGGTGGGGACATCGAGGGTGCCGATGCGAAGGCCGGCCACGGTGGGTGACCCCGATGCGTCGCCGAGAACAACCAGCGTCGAAACACCCTGGGCGACGCGCAGCGCCTCGACCGCCAAGGTGGGCAGCGGGGCGGCGCCATTGGACCACAGCAACGGCAGGCGTCGTGCCACCCCCGCCCCTTCGCGATCCAGGCTGGCAACCCCCAGCCCCGTTGCCGCTGCTGCAAGCATGGGCAGCGGCGCCGCAACGCCATCGAGGATCGGGAGGCTCGCCAGCGGATCGGTTCCTGTCATGGCAAAACCGGCCTTAGGCGCGGGCGCGGGAACGCCGGTTCCTACCCGACTCATCACCAGCACGTTTGGACCTGCCGCAAGGGTTTGGGCAAAGAGCGCATCATAGTCGTCGCCGCTACCCAGGATATTGGACGGCGACAGCCGGTCGGGCTCGGGAAACAAGATGTCGAACACAACGGCGGCAGCGCCGAGTTCGGCCAGCCGGCTGGCGATCCGGGCCATGTCCTGTCGCGACCAGGGCCATTGGCCGATGGCCGCCAGCGACGCTTCGTCGATATCGACGATGCGCACCGGAAGGTCCGCTGGCGCCGTGCGTGGCTTGAGCTGCTGGAACGTGTCGAACGTGGTTTCCCGCGCCACGCGCACCGCATACGGATCGGCAGCGCGAAGCATTATCAGCCCGACAACCACCGCCGCGCCGAACAACAGGGCAGTCAGCCGCCGCTTCCACATAAGCTAGTTGATGCGTCCGGTAGCGGGTGATTGGACGGTCACCGGCGCACTTGGGCGGCAACGCACGTCGCGTCGGAAATCAGTCGGCGACATGCCGGCGATCTTGCGGAACGACTTGTTGAATGCACTGAGTGAACCGAAGCCGCTATCCATCGCCACCTGAAGCACATTTGCCTCTTCCTGCATCAGCAGCGCCTGGGCGTAGCTGAGCCGCATCAGGTTGACATAGTCATTGAGCGTCATTCCCGTACTCTTCTTGAAGACGCTCATCGCATATTTCGGATGGATGTCGGCCGCGCTGGCAATGTCGGTCGAGTCGATATCCTCGCGGAAGTTGTCGGCGATGAAATCGCATATGCGCACCACGATGGGCGACGAATGATGATCAAGACCGATTCCGGCGTTGATTGCGTCGGCAGGGCCGGGCAGCAGAGTATACTCGTCGAAGCGGATACGCTCGATGCGCAGCAGCAGTTCGTCGACCGCAATGCCCGCCTTCATCGGATCGCCAGAGCGGGCATATTCATTCCATCGCGCAAAATTGAGCGTGTCGGACGCATCGGTGGCGCGGGTAATCAGCGTGGCTCCCTGCATCAGCCGGGATTGCACATCCTGGGGCAACCGCAGCCGGAAGAAGTGCACAAGCGGCAGGTGGCCGCCGGCGTAGACAACATCGTCTGCCGCGTCATCCAACTGATGGGGCAACCCACCCCAGAACAGGGCCAGTTCGCCGGCGTTGAGGCGAATGTCGTGACCACTCATCTTATAATGGGCCCAGCCGCGGACGATGTAGTTGACCTCCACCTGCGCGTGCCAGTGGGCCGTTCGCATAACCGGCGGCGCCGCGTGAAACATGGAGAGCACCGTCGGGAGTCGCTCGACCCCATCCGGACGAGGCTCATAATACACCCGTTCACTCATCTTACTTTCCGCCAACTCCGCATGCCGATTGGCATGGACGCATTGCACCAGAGGCATAGCTTAGGAAGCGCTCGACCTAAGAGCAAATGAAAAGGGAGGACTTTTATGATCCGCATTACCTCGCGGTGGCGCAATTCGCTGGCCGTCGCACTGACGGGCGTGAGCCTGTTCAGCGTTACCGCCGCTTCGGCCGGAGAAATTTCCGTCTGGGTCTGGGACAAGGCCTTTAACGGCGACACCATGCGCGAAGCTGGCGCGCTCTACACGGCGGACCATCCGGACACCACTTTCAACGTCGACGATACTGCCAGCCAGGACGACATCCGCGCCAAGCTGCAGACCCAGCTGCTAGCCGGCAGCACCGAAGGTCTGCCGGACGTCGTGCTGATCCAGGACGACATTGCCCAGAAATACCTGCAGTCCTTCCCCGGTGCGTTCGAGCCTCTTTCGGACTCGATCGATATGTCCGTCTTTGCGCCCTACAAGGTCGCTGCTGCCACCGTGGACGGCAAGTCGTACTCCGTACCGTTCGACTCGGGCGTTACCGGCCTGTTCTATCGTTCGGACTATCTCGAAGAAGCTGGCTTTACCGGCGCCGACCTTGAAAACATCACGTGGGACCGCCTCATCGAGATCGGCACTGCGGTCAAGGAAAAGACCGGCAAGCCGTTGCTCGACCTCGACCTCAACGATACCGGCGTCGTCCGCATGATGATGCAGTCGGCCGGCGAGTGGTACTTCAACGAGGATGGCAGCCTCCACATCACCGACAATGCCGCGCTCAAGAAGGCCCTCGAGACCTACGCCAA comes from Devosia oryziradicis and encodes:
- a CDS encoding CHASE2 domain-containing protein, whose product is MLRAADPYAVRVARETTFDTFQQLKPRTAPADLPVRIVDIDEASLAAIGQWPWSRQDMARIASRLAELGAAAVVFDILFPEPDRLSPSNILGSGDDYDALFAQTLAAGPNVLVMSRVGTGVPAPAPKAGFAMTGTDPLASLPILDGVAAPLPMLAAAATGLGVASLDREGAGVARRLPLLWSNGAAPLPTLAVEALRVAQGVSTLVVLGDASGSPTVAGLRIGTLDVPTGPSGDIWLYYRDLPESTFVPAADLLGDDYGNLAPLLNGHIVLVGASATGLLDIRVSALGEAVPGVSIHLQAIEQMLTGTFLQRADWVAGLELLIIATCGLAVVLVLMLTGPMVGLLFSVMIAAVATAGGWLAFSQFGVLLDPSFALFTALVVYAAMAFFRFAVTDADKRRIRRAFAHYVEPSLLTQIEADAGLLKLGGDVREMTVMFSDVRNFTALSERTSPAELVAMLNRLFAGLGAAIVAHLGTIDKFMGDAIMAFWNAPVDVPRHARHACEAALDMRKALRTLNAEQGGVEPIAIGIGISTGPALVGNMGFEARFDYSCIGDTVNVASRIEGACKTVCYDIVVTTETRAAAPELAFLAGGSVGLKGISQPEPVHLLVGNAELAQSEAFQALAAAHEALLAVWSIGADARPELDRCRELAMAIDPRLVDFYDACLTRPGDFAPLRTVA
- a CDS encoding helix-turn-helix domain-containing protein; the encoded protein is MSERVYYEPRPDGVERLPTVLSMFHAAPPVMRTAHWHAQVEVNYIVRGWAHYKMSGHDIRLNAGELALFWGGLPHQLDDAADDVVYAGGHLPLVHFFRLRLPQDVQSRLMQGATLITRATDASDTLNFARWNEYARSGDPMKAGIAVDELLLRIERIRFDEYTLLPGPADAINAGIGLDHHSSPIVVRICDFIADNFREDIDSTDIASAADIHPKYAMSVFKKSTGMTLNDYVNLMRLSYAQALLMQEEANVLQVAMDSGFGSLSAFNKSFRKIAGMSPTDFRRDVRCRPSAPVTVQSPATGRIN
- a CDS encoding ABC transporter substrate-binding protein is translated as MIRITSRWRNSLAVALTGVSLFSVTAASAGEISVWVWDKAFNGDTMREAGALYTADHPDTTFNVDDTASQDDIRAKLQTQLLAGSTEGLPDVVLIQDDIAQKYLQSFPGAFEPLSDSIDMSVFAPYKVAAATVDGKSYSVPFDSGVTGLFYRSDYLEEAGFTGADLENITWDRLIEIGTAVKEKTGKPLLDLDLNDTGVVRMMMQSAGEWYFNEDGSLHITDNAALKKALETYAKFYQADLVKPVSGWAEYTGAFTAGEVAVVPVGVWITATIKANADQSGKWGVAPIPRLDMEGSVNASNQGGSSWFVLSSSDNKEEVIDFFKTVWAGNTDFYQDILIKRGAVGSLLAAREGEAYKASDDFFGGQPVWQNFSTWLGQIPSVDYGTFTAEVDAAVASQLPTIIQGGDIDAALQAIQDQAQQQMQ